Below is a genomic region from Gemmatimonadota bacterium.
CGAAATTGGTGAACTCGTCGTAGGACCCGATGTACCCGGGGCCACCCGTCGATTCCCCGGTGAGCATGCCATCTTCCACCGCCCAGATGGCGGTACCGCCGCGGTGGGTCCAGCCCAGGAGGGTCTGGCCGTCGAACAGCAGCGTCCAGCCCGCCTCCTGCTCCGCTTCTGTCAACATATTGTCCTGTGCGGCGGCCGTGCCCTGCATACAGGCCGCGATCAGGACTGCGGCGGCCACGCTCCAGATGTAGCGTTTCATTACGATTCTCCTGTTTTAGTCGCCAACTGCGGGATTCTCGATCCCGTTCTCCTGGTAACGCAGGCTACTCGCCTTCGTCGGCTGCGGGTTCCTCGCCCAGTTTCAATGCCACCAATTCGGCGGCATGCCCACTGGCGCCGACGGTCATGATCAGGTATTGCACGTCATTGTGCATGTAGGTCATGGGCATGCCGCTCTGGGCTGCCGGCAGTTCGATCGACGCGACGACTTCGCCCGTCGCCTTGTCGTAGGCGTGCAGATAGGGATCTCCTCCGAAGCCCTCGCCGGCGAAGAGCAGCGTGCTCGTCACCAGGGAACCGATCCGGGTGGCCTTGCCGGTCCGGGGCAGATCGACGCCCGCGAGTTGCGGCAGGTCTTTGATGGCCTGAGGCGTATCGCCGTTAGGCGCCATCCACACGTGATCGCCCGTGTTCATGTCCACCGCCGTGATCCGTCCCCAGGGCGGCCTGACCAGCGGGATTTCGCCGAAGACCCGCGGCGCTCTCAGGCCGGCCGAGAAGTAGTCCATGTCCGACTCCTCGGGATCCGGCGCTCGCAGCGCCAGCTTCGAAATGCTGGTGTTGGAGGGGATGAAATTCACGCCGGAAACCGGATCGAGGCAGGTCATGTTCCAGTTGACCCCGCCGTTAGCGCCCGGGATCTGGATCGTGCCGATGGTACCGTCCGGCGCTTCCGCTAGCGAAGGTGGCTGATAAAGCGGTCCGTACCGGTGGTTGGCCATCAGGTTGATCGCCTCTTGGCGCACTTCCGGGGTGAAGTCCACCAGGTCGTCCTGGCTGATACCCTGGTGTTCCCAGGGGGCGGGCTTCACGGGAATCGGCTGCGTAGGCGAAGCCCGGTCGCCCGGTACGTCCGTCGCGGGGACGTCGGTCTCGGGCATGTCCCAGATGGGTTCGCCGGTCACTCGGTCGAAGACGTAGGAATAGCCCTGCTTGGTGTTCTGGATCACGATCTTGCGCGGCTCGCCGTCGATCGTTACGTCGGCCAGGATCGGCGCGGCGGGATTGTCATAGTCCCAGATATCGTGATGGACGATCTGGAAGTGCCAGATCTTCTCGCCCGTCGTGTAGTCGACGGCCACCAGGCTGTTTGCGTACAGGTTGTCGCCCAGGCGATGCCCGCCGTAGTAATCGTTCGTCGGCGCTTCGATGGGCAGATAGGCATAGCCCAGATCCTCGTCGGCGGAAATGGAGGTCCATACGCCGGCGTTCCCGGTATAGGACCTGGAATTCTGCTCCCAGGTCTCGGAGCCTTCCTCGCCGTCGTCCGGAATGACCTTGAACTTCCAGAGGACCGCGCCGGTGCGGGCGTCGTAGGCCACGACGTCTCCCGGCGAGTTTGTCATCGACCTTGGCCGGAATCCCGCGGCGAGGGCCGGCGGAACAAGTATGATGTCCCCCACGACCGTCGCGGGAGACGTGTTGGCCAGGTTGCCTACGGGCGTGACGTTCTCTGAATTGCGCCAGCCGTCCATCATGTCGACCACACCGTTATCGCCGAATTCGGCCACCGGGATGCCCGTCTGGGCGTCGAGGGCCACCAGGTAGAAACCCCGGGTGATCAGGATGACCCGGTTGTCTCCCTGCCCGTCAGTCCAGAAAGATACGCCTCGCCCGGAATTCCGTCGCGGAGCCGTTGCCCAGCGTTCTTCGTCCTCCACCGGGCGGTAGGTCCACATCGTCTCGCCGGTTTCCGGCTCGATGGCCATGGCGCTGCGTCGCGTACCCGCCGTCGAATACAGCATGCCGCCCACATAGATAGGCACAGGCTGGGCATAATACTCTGGTCGGGGGCCGTAATTGTCCTGCTTCCATCGCCAGGCAACTTCCAGGCGACCCACGTTATCCGCGTTGATCTGTTCCAGCGGGGAATATCGCGTATAGGCCAGGTCTCGGCCCAGCATGCGCCATTCGCTGTCAGGCTGTTCCACGGGGATAATCTTGCCCGGCGCCCTTTGTGCCGCGGGTTCGCAGGATGCTAAAACCGTGATCGCCATGGCCAGCGCGATCACCGGCGGCATCCAACGAAACAAGGGGGAAAATCTACTCATCACACGCTGCCTCCCATGATGCAGGTTGATTGGTGCTGCGAATCGCATGTGCAGAATCGTTTGGATACAGAAGTGTCACGGACCGGGATTGGGTTTCAAGCCCGTATTCCCTGTATACAAAACAGGCGATCTGGTATTGAAAAGTTTTGCAAATATCAAGCCAATTTAGTGTCGCGCTCAGTTGATGTAAAGCCCTTTATGGCAGAAGCCGTATGGACGCAACTTCATGGGCGGCGTGCCCGACGGTCGAAGGTACGAGATGGACATTCAAACCTGCAGACCATGGTGCTCCAGGGCGCGTTTCAGTCGCTCAATTGTCGTGTAATGATGACCATCCATGCCCAATTCGATCGCGGCATTGACGTTTTTGGACCTGTCGTCGATAAAGAACGCCTCGTCCGCTCCGATAGCGAGCAGCTCGAGGGCCGCGATGAAGATGCCGGGATGCGGTTTGACCTGTCCGATCGATGACGAATTCACGACGTGATCGAATGCCTGGTCGATGCCCAGCCGCTTAAGATCGGCGTCAAGCCGGGTGGTGGCATTCGTGATGAGCGCAAGGCTTGTGTTTTCGCGACATCGCAGCAGAAGATCCAACACATCGGTGTCGATCTCTCCCGGCGAAAGGGACCACAACCGAACCGCTTCCCCCGCGTCGGCAGCCGGATGTCGAAGCCGCAGCCGTTCAGCCACCACCGACCGCCAGTTTTCATCGTCAATCTGCCCCGTTGTAGCACGGAGCAGCAGATCTGGCTCGAATGCCGTATTCAGCAGGGCATCACGTGTAAGCCCCGTTGCGATTTCCGCCCGTGCAATAACGCCTGGATCCCACCTGCGTACGACACCGTCGAGATCGGTCAGCACAGCCTTGATCATGATTTCAACACGCGCTTGAATCTCTTGCTATCGTTTCGGCCAGGGCGTCTCGGGCGGACCAGAATGCGGTGCGCCAAGCACGGGGGACGACAGGCAGTAGAAACCGTGATTGGTGAACAGCCAGACCAGGTTGCGGTCGTATTCGACGTAAATGCCGTGGGTCAGGTTACCCAATGCATATCCCGGGGTGCGGGATGGATCGAATTTCGGTACAAAGTAGGCGATTATCTTCGGATCGGAAAGATCGGAGACATCGAATACCTGCACGCCGGCGTTGTAGAAGGCATAGAGGAGGATATCCTCTTTGGGCGTCCCGGGCTGGGTGTAATAGCCGCTTCTTTTCGGCCCGAAGCTCCCACGCCGCTGGACGAAATCCGTGAACGGCGCATCCGCGGGCGGTACCGGCCTGGGCAGTGTGCCGAGCAGCCTGGGGTTGACGGGATCATTCACGTCGATCATGTAGATGTCTTTGTAGGGCTCCCAGCCGTCTTCGTTCAGTGGATAACCGGAGAAGTACACCACGCCGGTCTTTTCCACCTGCGTCACGTTGATGTAATCCCCTTCCGTGCCCGCGACGCTGGGCGGGAAGTTGAGGTGACCCAGCGCTTTGATACCGGCCGGGTCCGAGATGTCCAGCACGTAGAACCCCAGGCCGCCCATGGCGGCATAACCGTACCTCCCGCCTTCCTCCACGGGCGTGGCCATGAAAATCGACATGCGCGCGCCGAACCAGGAGGTCCGGTTCCCCGCGCGGGGATTGGCCCGGTAGACGGCCTCGTCGCCGGAATCGCCCAGCTTCTGGCCCGGCACGTTGAAGTGGCTGAGAAACACCGGCTCGGCCGGGTCGGTCATGTCCCAGGCCTGGTAACCGGCCGAATACAGGTCGCTCGGGTATTCGGTAAGCGCGTATTCCGCACTGGGCGCTGCGGCGACGAACATGTACCGGCCGCCGTGCCAGGCCGGAATGTCCCGCACGCCAGAGCCCTGTTGCTCGCCGATCGGTGCATCGGGGTGTTCGTAGTCGGTGGTTCGTTCGGCGAGCAGGATCCAGTCATCCGGCAGGGGCCCGTTCATCTCGTAGACCTTGAACCCCTTGAGATGGTTGGCACTTCGAATGGCCATCACCTTGTCCGGTTCCGTTCGCTTGTCGCTCAGCACGCCGAAGCGCCGGATCTCGAAGGCCTGCACCATGACGTACTTGTCCAGATCTTCGTTCCACTGGATGGACGCGGCGCCGAACATGTCGCCTTCGTCATAGGGATTGACTTCCTCGCCTGGACCGTCTCCGGTCCACGTGCTGCCCTTCTCGTAGACGACCTCCAGGTCCTTCGGATCGGTGATGTCATAGATTTTCAAGGCGCGCCGCACGTACTGGTACATGTACCGGCGACCGTCGAAATCGACGATGTTCTGCCAGGTGTGAAAGGGTTCGACGGTAATCGGGTAATAGGCTTCGACGGTCATCGCCTTTGCATACTCGCCCGTATCCCAGTAATCCAACTGGCCTTCGAAGGGTTTGGACTCATGCTGATGGGGCGTGGCCGCTGGGTAGACGAACCGGCCGGTCACCGGGTCCATCCCGTAGCTCGCGGGATCGGGTTCGGGGGGCGTTCGATCCTCCGTGAGCGCGTCGGCGCGAAGGACGTATTCGTCCGTTATGGAGGATTGGGGCGGGGATACGTCGTCAGGGGATTCGCCTGCCGGGGCCGGGGATTCGACCTCCGGGGCCGGGGATTCGACCTCCGTTGAAGATCTGCAGCTGAAGGCGATCGCTCCACTCAGGAGCGCGGCAACCAGGGTCTTCATGAAAGTCGTCACGCGTGTCTTCATGGCTTGGCTTCCATGGGCGTGACAAGCCTGCCGATGCCCTCGATCTCCATTTCTACCACGTCGCCCGGCATGAGGTACTCGGGCGGATTCCGGGCGCGGCCCACGCCGTCCGGCGTGCCCGTGGCGATCACGTCGCCCGGATAGAGGGTCTGGACGGAGGTCAGATACCGGATCATGTGCGCTTCATCGTAGATCATGTAGCTGGTGTTGCTGTCCTGCTTGATCACGCCGTTGACCCAGGTCTTTATGTCGAGGTCGTCATGCTGGATGAACTCCTTGGGAACGATGTAGGGCCCGAAGGGGGCAGCGCGGTCGCTGCTCTTGCCGTTGAACCAGTTCGGACCGGGGAACATGCGGTTGATCGGCTTCAGTCCGGAGCCGCCCCGGCGGCTGACATCGAACACGATGCTGTAACCGAAGACATAGTCGTGGGCGTTCTCCAGGGTCAGGTCCAGGGCCGGCCGGCCCATGATGATGGCCAGTTCGGCTTCCCAGTCGATATTCACGTCCTTCGGCACGTAGTAGGGTTCGCCCGGATCGATGATGGTGGATCTCGGCGACTTGGCGAAGAAATAGGGCTCCTCGGCGTCCACATCCACTTCAACGGCGGTGAAACCCGCGCCACCGATGGCCGATTCTTCCATCTCGTCCGCGTGGGCCCGGTAGTTCGCCGCGGCCGCCAGCAGGTTGTAGGGATACTTGATCGGCGCCTTGAAGGAAACGTCCTTCGGATCGAATACGAAAGCAAGGTCCGGGTCTGACAGGCGGTTTTCAGCGCCCATGTAATTCGCTATCGTGTACATGCGGTTGGAAACGGCGTCGTACTGCTCGATCAGCGCCCGCATTTCCTTCGGAATGGATACCACGGGCAATCCGAGCTGCCGGGTGACATAGGCGTTCGCCTCGTGCAGGTCCATCAGCCTTTCCTGGCCCGCATGGGTCGTCTGGTCTGCCTGGACCGCTTGGACCTCCTGGTCCGACTGGTCCGACTGGTCTGCACGGACCGCCATGCCGATGCGGATCGTTCCTGTGGCCTCGAAAGTGGCGAGTTTGAAGGGCGTGTTTGGCTGGTCCGAGACCTGGGACCGGGCCGAGCCCGGTGTAGTCAGCCATAACGCGGCGCTCATTAACAGGACGGCGGCCGGCAGAAATCGTATTCGGTACGACATGGCAGCATCCTCCTCGATGACCGGTCGATCAGGGCGCGATCGTATCTCCGGGACGAGACTGCGCACCAGACCGCGGTATTACGGTTTCGGCGACCTGCCAGGAAATCCGGCGGGGAAGTCGCGGGGTAACAGGGTACGGAAGCAAACAGGCAGGATGGATATACTGGTTTTCTGATGTTTGAGAAATCGGATCGGGGCGGGGAGATTTGAACTCCCGACCTCCTGCTCCCGAAGCAGGCGCGCTGACCGGGCTGCGCTACGCCCCGATGTATGACCGATCAAGGGACAAGGGCCCGGTGGGCTGCCTTGCCGGAATCGGGGCGACTGGATTTGAACCAGCGACCACCAGCCCCCCATGCTGGTGCGCTACCTGACTGCGCTACGCCCCGAAAACTTCGGCGTATAATGTATGCCGGGGAGGGGCTTCGGGCAAGGGTTATTTTGAAGGTTGATGCCTGCCCCTGCACGATCCCATGCGGTCGCGGGCCTGCTCCACGAACCCGTGATGATCAGCGCGAATCAGGGATTCGTCCCGTGCTTCCGTGGCGAGAAAGTCGAGTTTGTTCACTACGCGTAACGCTGTGTAGACATCCCACCATGGAAGGCAACCGGAGTCCACGGGATTCAGGGATTCGTAGTGGCGCGTGAACAGATCCATGTTCACGGCGCCGAAGAGCATAAGGATCTCGAACCGGGCATTCGATACGTCGAAGAGCGGGTCACCCCGACGGGTGTCCTCCCAGTCGATGACCGCTGTGAGTTTTCCATCCTGCCAGAGGGTATTCCCCGGCCAATAGTCGCCGTGCAGGACGACCGGTGCATTCTTGCGGGGGAGTGGCCAACCCGTTGCGAGCAGGGCGAGGAGTTCGCGTTCGCCCGCGGTAATGCCGGGCGTTTCCGGCGGCCTCCCGATCGCCGAAGCGCAGTCATCCTCCAACCGCAGAAGAAAGGAAAGATCCCGGCCTGCCGTATCCATCCGGTGTATCCTGGCCAGTTCCCGGGCCATTTGCATCACGTATTCCGCCGGATCGCCGGGCTTCAGATCGGTAATACCCTCGGCAAATTCCAGCACCAGGGAAGGCGTGGGAAAAAGTGGATCCGTCGCGTCCAGGTAGACCGGCGCGGGCGTGGCCAGCCCCGCGGCGTGGGTCAGTTGCAGCACGCGGAACTCGTCCGCGGCCACGTTCGGGTTCTGCTGGAGGTCCACCTCGCCGTGCAGCCGGTGAATCAGCTTTCTCGCCGTACCGTCTCCGGCTACGAGTTCCAGGACGGTCACATCGGCCGAATAGCCGCCGGGCAGGCTGCGATGGTCTTTCAGCCTGGCGTGCGGATCGAATCGATGGACGAGTTTCTCAAACCGGGTGTGAACGTCGACCGAATCCATGAAGTGCTTATTCCCCGGGGTAGTCTATGGCCCACTTACCCTCGAGGTTCCCGCTGCCGCCCGACTGGCTCCAGACGGCGGTCACGTTTTCCGGAGCGTGGTTTTCCGCCAGGTGGGCCAGGAACAGGGCATGCAGGTCATCCAGGGTGGCTTCGTTGCCGTCGGCGATGTTCTGCTTGGCCAGACGGTCCTTCTGCAGGTCGTAGAGCTCGGGCCGTCCGTCTGTTCCGACGGGTGCGTAGCCCCAACGGTCCGTAACGAGGAAGGGCGTCGTGGCGCGCCTCGCCAGGCCTCCTGACGGGTCCGCCAGGTGACAGCCGCTTACCGCATACTCGCGGTGGCTGGTCCGGCCTTCCAGCACGGCGTCGGCAAAGGATACACCGTCGAAGGATTTCGGCGGGTCCACCGAGACGCCTGCCAGGTCGCAGAGACTCGGAAACAGGTCGATCGTCTGCGTTATCAAGGGGAGTTGCACCCCTCGGGGCACGCCGCCGCCGGCCAGCATCAGCATGACGTGGCCGATCTCCGGGTAGATGGGCCAGAACCTCCCGTCGGTTTCCATGATATTGGACTTGCCGGTCCGGTCGTGCTCTCCGATGGACATGCCGTGATCCGACATGACGGTCACGATGGTATCGTCCCAGAGGCCCAGGTCGTCGATCTTCTGAAGCACCTGCCCGATGTGGCGGTCCACGAGTTCCGTCTCCGCGGCGTAGTGGGCCCACAGGTTGTGCAGTTCCTCCGGCGTGTAGGCCGACGAAGGTCCGTAGTTCGGATGCAGCATGGGCGGTCCCGTGTAGTCGGGGTCGTAGCGCCGCACCATATATTCCGGCGGATCCCAGGGTTCGTGGGGATCGAAGAAGTCCACCCACAGGAAGAACGGGGCGGACTCGGCGTTTTCCTCGAGCCAGCGAACGGTGGTCTGCGCGGTCTGCGCGGAGAAGACGTCGGATTCATACCGGTAGTAGTGGTTGATCCAGCGGTGCTGGTTTACGAGCGTATAGCCCCGATAGCGCGGATGTACGCGGGTCTTGTCGTCCTGGACGACGCGTTCTACGGGGTCGTTGAGGTGGAGCAGCGGCCGGTCGCCCTCCTGGCCCCGGTTCTGGTACGCCGCGTCGAAGCCATCGGTGAAACGGGCCTTGAACAGGTGGGGACAGTCGCAGATCAGTTGCGTGGCGTAACCCAGTTCGCCGAGCATCCTGCCCGCATGGTTGGGCCCGCTCAGGTCGATAGGCTGCCAGCCGTAATGGGGCCAACCGGTGACCCCCGTCGCGAAATCGGTGCGATGGGGGATTGTGGGGAAACTGCCCATGTGGGCCTTTGTGATCTCCGTCGCCCTTTCCGCGGCGAAACGGTCCAGTTCGGGCGTTCGCACGGGCCGTTCCGCGCGGTTTCCCAGGTTGTCGTGGCGGAAGGTATCCGTGATGAGTACGACGATGTTCTTCGGCATCATGATCCTTTCATGAATGGAGATGGCGATCTACGCGTTCAGCCATCGATCTCGCAGTCCTCCAGGTAACGGTCCACCGACGCCTTCAGCGATGTCTCACCGCACATCACCCGGTCTTCGTAGGCGCGGTACCAACCCGGAATCAGGGAACGGGCCTCGCGGAACTCGGCGAGGATGAGCCTTGCGAAATCTCCGCTGTCCTCCAGGTAGCCGGATTCGTGGAAGCGCGCGATCGCCCGTTCGCGGTCGTAGTCGAGCCGGATGATCTCCGCCTTCCACGCACCGGCCTCGAACGTCATCTGTGCGTAGGCCGCGCGGGGGTCCCGGTCGAAAGGCGCGCCCACCGCGCCCACGTTGA
It encodes:
- a CDS encoding DUF1080 domain-containing protein, whose amino-acid sequence is MKRYIWSVAAAVLIAACMQGTAAAQDNMLTEAEQEAGWTLLFDGQTLLGWTHRGGTAIWAVEDGMLTGESTGGPGYIGSYDEFTNFELSVQFNQDAGHNSGVFVRGPRDTGARVNQYSFYEINIADT
- a CDS encoding PQQ-binding-like beta-propeller repeat protein, whose product is MSRFSPLFRWMPPVIALAMAITVLASCEPAAQRAPGKIIPVEQPDSEWRMLGRDLAYTRYSPLEQINADNVGRLEVAWRWKQDNYGPRPEYYAQPVPIYVGGMLYSTAGTRRSAMAIEPETGETMWTYRPVEDEERWATAPRRNSGRGVSFWTDGQGDNRVILITRGFYLVALDAQTGIPVAEFGDNGVVDMMDGWRNSENVTPVGNLANTSPATVVGDIILVPPALAAGFRPRSMTNSPGDVVAYDARTGAVLWKFKVIPDDGEEGSETWEQNSRSYTGNAGVWTSISADEDLGYAYLPIEAPTNDYYGGHRLGDNLYANSLVAVDYTTGEKIWHFQIVHHDIWDYDNPAAPILADVTIDGEPRKIVIQNTKQGYSYVFDRVTGEPIWDMPETDVPATDVPGDRASPTQPIPVKPAPWEHQGISQDDLVDFTPEVRQEAINLMANHRYGPLYQPPSLAEAPDGTIGTIQIPGANGGVNWNMTCLDPVSGVNFIPSNTSISKLALRAPDPEESDMDYFSAGLRAPRVFGEIPLVRPPWGRITAVDMNTGDHVWMAPNGDTPQAIKDLPQLAGVDLPRTGKATRIGSLVTSTLLFAGEGFGGDPYLHAYDKATGEVVASIELPAAQSGMPMTYMHNDVQYLIMTVGASGHAAELVALKLGEEPAADEGE
- a CDS encoding HAD family phosphatase, giving the protein MIKAVLTDLDGVVRRWDPGVIARAEIATGLTRDALLNTAFEPDLLLRATTGQIDDENWRSVVAERLRLRHPAADAGEAVRLWSLSPGEIDTDVLDLLLRCRENTSLALITNATTRLDADLKRLGIDQAFDHVVNSSSIGQVKPHPGIFIAALELLAIGADEAFFIDDRSKNVNAAIELGMDGHHYTTIERLKRALEHHGLQV
- a CDS encoding fumarylacetoacetate hydrolase family protein codes for the protein MSYRIRFLPAAVLLMSAALWLTTPGSARSQVSDQPNTPFKLATFEATGTIRIGMAVRADQSDQSDQEVQAVQADQTTHAGQERLMDLHEANAYVTRQLGLPVVSIPKEMRALIEQYDAVSNRMYTIANYMGAENRLSDPDLAFVFDPKDVSFKAPIKYPYNLLAAAANYRAHADEMEESAIGGAGFTAVEVDVDAEEPYFFAKSPRSTIIDPGEPYYVPKDVNIDWEAELAIIMGRPALDLTLENAHDYVFGYSIVFDVSRRGGSGLKPINRMFPGPNWFNGKSSDRAAPFGPYIVPKEFIQHDDLDIKTWVNGVIKQDSNTSYMIYDEAHMIRYLTSVQTLYPGDVIATGTPDGVGRARNPPEYLMPGDVVEMEIEGIGRLVTPMEAKP
- a CDS encoding phosphotransferase, with amino-acid sequence MDSVDVHTRFEKLVHRFDPHARLKDHRSLPGGYSADVTVLELVAGDGTARKLIHRLHGEVDLQQNPNVAADEFRVLQLTHAAGLATPAPVYLDATDPLFPTPSLVLEFAEGITDLKPGDPAEYVMQMARELARIHRMDTAGRDLSFLLRLEDDCASAIGRPPETPGITAGERELLALLATGWPLPRKNAPVVLHGDYWPGNTLWQDGKLTAVIDWEDTRRGDPLFDVSNARFEILMLFGAVNMDLFTRHYESLNPVDSGCLPWWDVYTALRVVNKLDFLATEARDESLIRADHHGFVEQARDRMGSCRGRHQPSK
- a CDS encoding sulfatase, which codes for MMPKNIVVLITDTFRHDNLGNRAERPVRTPELDRFAAERATEITKAHMGSFPTIPHRTDFATGVTGWPHYGWQPIDLSGPNHAGRMLGELGYATQLICDCPHLFKARFTDGFDAAYQNRGQEGDRPLLHLNDPVERVVQDDKTRVHPRYRGYTLVNQHRWINHYYRYESDVFSAQTAQTTVRWLEENAESAPFFLWVDFFDPHEPWDPPEYMVRRYDPDYTGPPMLHPNYGPSSAYTPEELHNLWAHYAAETELVDRHIGQVLQKIDDLGLWDDTIVTVMSDHGMSIGEHDRTGKSNIMETDGRFWPIYPEIGHVMLMLAGGGVPRGVQLPLITQTIDLFPSLCDLAGVSVDPPKSFDGVSFADAVLEGRTSHREYAVSGCHLADPSGGLARRATTPFLVTDRWGYAPVGTDGRPELYDLQKDRLAKQNIADGNEATLDDLHALFLAHLAENHAPENVTAVWSQSGGSGNLEGKWAIDYPGE